A single window of Chloracidobacterium sp. DNA harbors:
- a CDS encoding OmpA family protein yields MFKRISVFAIAISIGAVSLFAQGAQLRALTAGQKYKIKGVVISKENDTTFVIRDTVGVDTKVVISGNASVKNNSLFGGDKYPVSAIVRGLNLEAEGVGDSSGSLAATKVRFDKSNLATAQSIDARVAPAEERLTAAEQNAQRVSGQIDELMAISNAAKGGAKAAQDTADAAVAGVNATNKRITDLDDYVVQTTATVNFKVGSSVLSAEGKASLDQVATTATTLKGYVIEVTGFASADGDSRKNKALSERRAQAVKDYLIESHNIPLRRMSTSYGYGELQAVADNSTVEGRKQNRRVEIKLMVSRGINQNVEVKAQASDSNDQ; encoded by the coding sequence ATGTTCAAGAGAATATCAGTTTTCGCAATTGCTATTTCGATCGGTGCGGTCAGCCTTTTCGCTCAAGGAGCGCAATTGCGGGCGTTAACTGCCGGTCAGAAATATAAGATCAAGGGTGTTGTTATTTCGAAAGAAAATGACACGACCTTCGTTATTCGCGACACTGTCGGTGTTGATACCAAGGTGGTGATCAGCGGCAATGCCAGCGTTAAGAACAACAGCCTTTTTGGCGGCGACAAATATCCCGTCAGTGCCATTGTTCGCGGGCTCAATCTCGAGGCCGAGGGCGTAGGCGATTCGTCAGGCAGTCTAGCGGCAACCAAGGTTCGCTTCGATAAAAGCAATCTCGCCACGGCTCAGTCGATCGATGCTCGTGTAGCACCGGCGGAAGAGCGTTTGACCGCTGCCGAGCAAAATGCTCAGCGTGTATCAGGACAAATCGACGAATTAATGGCGATCTCGAATGCCGCTAAGGGCGGAGCCAAGGCTGCTCAGGACACTGCAGATGCTGCCGTTGCCGGCGTCAATGCTACAAATAAACGCATCACCGATCTAGACGATTATGTCGTCCAGACGACGGCGACCGTTAACTTTAAGGTCGGAAGTTCAGTGCTTTCAGCAGAAGGCAAAGCCTCGCTTGATCAGGTTGCGACGACCGCGACCACACTCAAGGGTTATGTGATCGAAGTTACCGGATTTGCTTCGGCTGACGGTGACTCACGCAAGAACAAGGCTCTCAGCGAACGCCGTGCTCAGGCGGTCAAGGACTATTTGATCGAAAGCCACAATATCCCGCTACGTCGAATGAGCACCTCGTACGGTTACGGCGAACTCCAGGCCGTCGCAGACAACTCGACTGTCGAAGGCCGCAAGCAGAATCGGCGCGTCGAGATCAAGCTAATGGTCAGCCGCGGCATCAATCAGAATGTCGAGGTAAAAGCTCAGGCATCGGACTCTAACGACCAATAG
- the sucB gene encoding 2-oxoglutarate dehydrogenase, E2 component, dihydrolipoamide succinyltransferase produces MSLEVVMPQMGESITEGTVSKWLKQVGDKIEKDEPVLEISTDKVDAEVPSPGAGTLLEIRHQEGETVEVGTVVAVIGAEGEASAIVTPPPAEAKAEPIAIVKTEPEVTPAPVVAEIQPPIATATGAASEVVMPQMGESITEGTVSKWLKAVGDVIEKDEPLLEISTDKVDAEVPSPAAGVLLSINVDEGQTVEVGSVLALVGAAGGAPSAKPAAVAPASIQPPAVEVQAPAAQVIPVMAKAAAASGNASLDELRQIKSSPLVRNIAREHGIDITRIAGSGISGRVTKGDIMAFIESGAALSPQDLMVKESVPKVSATVSTAPASTYSAPTIHATVDDRIEKMSVMRKKIAEHMTFSKQTSAHVTSVYEIDMTNVAKFRAAHQADFQAKFGTKLTFMPFIFQAVTAAIREFRIVNSQVDGDQIIYKGDINLGMAVALDWGLIVPVIKQADTLSLSQLAIAANDLADRARTKKLNPAEVQGGTFTITNPGVFGGLYGTPIINQPQVAILCVGTIEKRAKVLTSADGDDYIAIRQMAYFALTYDHRIVDGSDGERFLAFLKNFLETNNFAY; encoded by the coding sequence ATGAGTTTAGAAGTCGTGATGCCTCAAATGGGCGAATCCATCACCGAGGGAACAGTTTCAAAATGGTTGAAGCAAGTCGGTGACAAGATCGAAAAGGATGAGCCTGTGCTCGAGATCTCGACCGACAAGGTCGATGCCGAAGTGCCGAGCCCCGGAGCGGGCACCTTGCTGGAAATACGTCATCAAGAAGGCGAGACCGTTGAGGTTGGAACTGTGGTCGCCGTCATCGGTGCCGAGGGCGAGGCAAGTGCTATTGTGACGCCTCCGCCTGCGGAAGCTAAGGCCGAACCGATCGCCATTGTTAAGACGGAACCGGAAGTAACGCCTGCTCCGGTCGTCGCCGAAATTCAGCCCCCGATAGCTACCGCGACAGGTGCTGCTTCGGAAGTTGTAATGCCCCAGATGGGCGAGTCGATCACCGAGGGTACCGTGTCGAAATGGCTTAAGGCCGTCGGTGACGTGATCGAAAAAGACGAACCGCTCTTAGAGATCTCGACCGATAAGGTCGATGCCGAAGTGCCTTCCCCAGCCGCAGGTGTTTTACTTTCGATCAATGTTGACGAAGGCCAAACCGTCGAGGTCGGCTCCGTGCTGGCACTGGTCGGCGCGGCCGGTGGTGCACCATCCGCAAAACCTGCCGCAGTGGCTCCGGCGAGCATTCAGCCCCCCGCAGTGGAAGTTCAGGCTCCGGCGGCACAGGTTATACCCGTAATGGCTAAGGCTGCGGCAGCCAGCGGCAACGCCTCACTTGACGAGCTTAGGCAAATAAAGTCGAGCCCATTGGTCCGCAATATCGCCCGCGAACACGGCATTGATATCACGCGTATCGCCGGTTCCGGCATTAGCGGCCGCGTCACTAAAGGCGACATTATGGCCTTTATCGAAAGCGGTGCAGCACTCAGTCCGCAGGATCTGATGGTCAAGGAATCGGTTCCGAAGGTTTCGGCAACTGTTTCCACCGCTCCCGCCTCGACATACTCGGCGCCGACGATCCACGCGACGGTCGATGACCGGATCGAAAAAATGTCAGTGATGCGTAAGAAGATCGCTGAGCATATGACGTTCTCAAAGCAGACGTCGGCCCACGTGACCAGCGTTTACGAGATCGATATGACCAACGTCGCAAAGTTTCGAGCGGCTCACCAGGCAGACTTTCAGGCAAAATTCGGCACCAAGCTGACGTTTATGCCGTTCATATTCCAGGCTGTCACGGCGGCGATACGCGAATTTCGGATCGTTAACAGTCAGGTCGATGGCGATCAGATCATCTATAAAGGCGACATCAACCTCGGGATGGCGGTGGCTCTCGATTGGGGGCTGATCGTGCCGGTGATCAAACAGGCCGATACCCTTTCGCTTTCCCAACTGGCAATAGCCGCGAACGATCTCGCTGACCGGGCCCGGACCAAGAAGCTCAATCCGGCCGAAGTACAAGGCGGAACATTTACGATCACGAATCCGGGCGTTTTTGGCGGACTTTACGGTACGCCGATCATCAATCAGCCGCAGGTGGCCATTCTCTGTGTCGGAACGATCGAAAAGCGGGCCAAGGTCTTAACGTCCGCGGACGGCGATGATTACATCGCGATCCGACAGATGGCGTACTTTGCTTTGACCTATGACCACCGGATCGTGGATGGCTCAGATGGCGAACGATTTTTGGCGTTTCTCAAGAATTTCCTCGAAACGAATAACTTCGCATATTAA
- a CDS encoding VWA domain-containing protein — MFTNRLVRSLILTAVICAVQSLAAGQTPSPTATPTPDDDIIKVESRLVVVPVSVTDQNGSPVLGLKSHDFRLSEENRPQSIDNIGTADNVPLEIALLFDISATTSPMFKFQQDTAAKFLQEVMRSGDRATIFTIGASPILVQGRNSAEAAAAAVRAIVPTKEFTAFYDTVGAAAEYLQKNAPDGTRRVIVVISDGEDTNSKRISKAIQDGYRRAGDRINSITTKELYQLTVKSRNDASAQERVRVLKALQNADTVFYSINPAGSSFQLNQISVFGQENMQRFADDTGGTAFLPKFQPIDTKDEYQNGNNSRKNAEILERIFRQLGNELRSQYLLQFYSDGDFPLNKFIKLDVGLQTRTGLRVRARQGYFVKN, encoded by the coding sequence ATGTTCACTAATCGGCTCGTAAGATCATTGATCCTGACTGCGGTTATATGCGCCGTCCAGAGTCTCGCCGCTGGCCAGACGCCGTCGCCAACCGCAACACCCACGCCTGACGATGACATCATTAAGGTCGAATCAAGGCTGGTCGTGGTACCGGTATCGGTGACCGATCAAAACGGCTCGCCGGTATTAGGCCTAAAGTCCCACGACTTTCGCCTTTCGGAAGAGAACCGTCCACAGAGCATCGATAATATCGGTACTGCCGATAATGTCCCGCTCGAGATCGCCCTCTTGTTTGATATTTCGGCCACGACGAGTCCGATGTTCAAGTTTCAGCAGGACACGGCCGCAAAGTTTCTACAAGAAGTGATGCGGTCCGGCGATCGAGCTACGATATTTACTATCGGAGCAAGTCCGATCCTCGTGCAGGGCAGAAACTCGGCCGAAGCGGCGGCGGCGGCGGTTAGAGCCATCGTGCCGACTAAGGAGTTTACTGCATTTTACGATACCGTCGGTGCCGCCGCAGAGTATCTGCAAAAAAATGCCCCGGACGGTACAAGACGCGTAATAGTTGTCATCTCAGACGGCGAAGATACCAATAGTAAGCGAATTTCAAAAGCCATCCAGGACGGTTACCGACGAGCGGGCGATAGGATCAACTCGATCACGACCAAGGAACTTTATCAATTGACCGTCAAATCACGTAATGATGCGAGTGCTCAGGAACGCGTTCGCGTGCTGAAGGCCCTGCAGAACGCGGATACAGTATTCTATTCGATCAATCCGGCGGGCAGTTCGTTTCAGTTGAATCAGATCAGTGTATTCGGCCAGGAGAATATGCAGCGTTTTGCCGATGATACGGGCGGCACGGCTTTCCTTCCAAAATTTCAGCCGATCGACACCAAAGACGAGTACCAAAATGGCAACAATAGCCGAAAGAATGCCGAGATCCTGGAACGCATATTTCGCCAACTGGGCAATGAGCTTAGGTCACAATACCTCTTGCAGTTCTATTCGGACGGTGACTTTCCGCTTAATAAATTTATCAAACTCGATGTCGGACTGCAGACCCGAACGGGTCTTCGAGTAAGAGCCCGGCAGGGTTATTTCGTTAAGAACTGA